Proteins encoded by one window of Lutibacter sp. A64:
- a CDS encoding DUF5687 family protein, whose translation MIKQFLNFEWKQFSRSSYFKKGIGIKILLALAVIYFGGAALLLGVGLFFILEKTMPEIDPIITVNNFLIYWFIFDLALRFFMQQLPVMNVKPLMIIPVKRDAVINYLLRKTAISFFNFIPLFIFIPFSIVLLVKGYPVLNVLCWFFAVVCLVFSNNFINFLINKSNTVFYVLLTVFAALISLEFFNIFKVSEPIGVAFNALYNNPVLAIIPLVLVFVLYRINFNFIRKGFYLDDAVTKKIEEASEVDLSWMDRFGSVAIFLKNDVKLIWRNARPKQVLMMSFLFLFYGLIFYTNKMYSDSPAWIAFASIFVTGGFLLTFGQLVPSWDSEYYKMLMSQNIPYKKYLESKWYLMIVGVAISFVLSTPYIYFGWKIYAMIAAATLFNIGLNSFITLFGGALNRVPVELNVKAKAFGNTNGFNPTQMLIALPKMLLPMLLFYIPYKLVNYETGIIVLGLSGVLGIVFKNFFLTKIENIYQTGKYKTVAAFSEK comes from the coding sequence ATGATTAAACAATTTTTAAATTTTGAATGGAAACAATTTTCCCGTTCATCATACTTCAAAAAAGGTATTGGAATAAAAATTTTACTTGCCTTGGCTGTAATTTATTTTGGAGGAGCTGCCTTACTTTTAGGGGTTGGGCTCTTTTTTATTTTAGAGAAAACAATGCCAGAAATAGATCCAATTATTACGGTAAATAACTTTTTAATTTATTGGTTTATTTTTGATTTGGCACTTCGGTTTTTTATGCAGCAATTACCAGTTATGAATGTAAAACCATTAATGATTATTCCTGTAAAACGAGATGCCGTTATAAATTATTTGTTGAGGAAGACAGCAATTTCATTTTTTAACTTTATACCGCTCTTTATTTTTATTCCTTTTAGTATTGTATTATTAGTAAAAGGTTATCCGGTTTTAAATGTATTATGTTGGTTTTTTGCAGTGGTGTGTTTAGTGTTTTCAAATAATTTTATAAACTTTTTAATTAATAAAAGCAATACGGTTTTTTATGTGTTGCTTACAGTTTTTGCTGCTTTAATTAGTTTGGAGTTTTTTAATATTTTTAAAGTTTCAGAGCCAATAGGTGTAGCTTTTAATGCATTGTATAACAATCCTGTGTTGGCTATTATACCACTTGTTTTAGTATTTGTGCTGTACCGCATTAATTTTAATTTTATACGAAAAGGATTTTATTTAGATGATGCTGTTACAAAAAAAATAGAAGAAGCAAGTGAAGTAGATTTATCGTGGATGGATCGTTTTGGAAGTGTTGCAATTTTTTTAAAAAATGATGTGAAGCTTATTTGGAGAAATGCACGTCCAAAACAAGTATTAATGATGTCTTTTTTGTTCTTATTTTATGGATTAATTTTTTACACAAATAAAATGTATAGCGATTCTCCAGCTTGGATAGCATTTGCATCTATATTTGTAACAGGTGGTTTTTTATTAACATTCGGACAGCTAGTACCGTCTTGGGATAGCGAATATTATAAAATGCTAATGAGTCAAAATATTCCGTATAAAAAATATTTAGAATCTAAATGGTATTTAATGATAGTTGGTGTTGCAATTTCGTTTGTATTAAGTACACCTTATATATATTTTGGTTGGAAAATTTATGCTATGATTGCCGCTGCAACATTATTTAATATTGGACTTAATTCGTTTATAACCTTATTTGGAGGCGCATTAAATAGAGTTCCTGTAGAATTAAATGTAAAAGCAAAAGCCTTTGGAAACACAAACGGATTTAATCCAACACAAATGTTAATTGCATTACCAAAAATGCTGTTACCAATGTTGTTATTTTACATACCTTATAAGTTAGTGAATTACGAAACCGGAATTATAGTGCTTGGTTTAAGTGGTGTTTTAGGAATTGTTTTTAAAAACTTTTTCTTAACTAAAATTGAAAACATTTACCAAACAGGAAAATACAAAACAGTTGCTGCCTTTAGCGAAAAATAA
- a CDS encoding ABC transporter ATP-binding protein, giving the protein MIITSELSKKYGENTVLTIDALEIPKGQSFGLVGNNGAGKTTYFNLLLDLIKPTTGHIKNNQIQVNVSEDWKPFTAAFIDESFLIGYLTPEEYFYFIGELRGLNKADIDTFLSQFEEIFNGEILGGKKYLRDLSKGNQKKVGIIAALIGSPEVVILDEPFANLDPTTQIRLKKLLKDLTVNSNATVLISSHDLGHVTEVCERIVVLDKGVVVKDIKTSEETLKELESYFSV; this is encoded by the coding sequence ATGATTATAACAAGCGAACTTTCAAAAAAATACGGAGAAAATACGGTTTTAACTATAGATGCTTTAGAAATTCCAAAAGGGCAATCTTTTGGTTTGGTAGGTAATAATGGGGCAGGTAAAACCACTTATTTTAATTTATTGCTAGATTTAATAAAACCAACAACAGGTCATATAAAAAATAATCAAATTCAAGTAAATGTAAGTGAAGATTGGAAACCTTTTACAGCAGCTTTTATAGATGAAAGTTTTTTAATAGGTTATTTAACACCTGAAGAATACTTCTATTTTATAGGAGAGTTAAGAGGTTTAAACAAAGCTGATATCGATACTTTTTTAAGTCAATTTGAAGAAATTTTTAATGGAGAAATTTTAGGAGGGAAAAAATATTTAAGAGATTTATCGAAAGGAAATCAAAAAAAGGTTGGAATTATAGCTGCTCTAATTGGAAGTCCAGAAGTTGTTATTTTAGATGAACCTTTTGCAAATTTAGATCCAACAACACAAATTAGACTTAAAAAATTATTAAAAGATTTAACCGTAAACAGCAATGCAACGGTATTGATTTCTAGTCACGATTTAGGGCACGTTACCGAAGTTTGTGAACGTATAGTTGTATTAGACAAAGGAGTTGTTGTAAAAGATATTAAAACTTCAGAAGAAACTTTAAAAGAGTTAGAGTCTTATTTTTCGGTGTAA
- the porW gene encoding type IX secretion system periplasmic lipoprotein PorW/SprE, whose product MNNINKIFISIILVLIVVGCSTKKDAFLNRNFHAVNTKYNILFNGHEALRAGLEQLNANYEDNFWERLPVEPLEVDELVVPGVTPEEVAPKEFERAEEKAVKAIQKHSMLIARQERNKQIDDAYLLLGKARYYSKRFVPALEAFNYVISNYPRANLINETKIWHAKTLVRLRNEEQAIDNLKELLEDPTIKQKIFEDAHTALAMAYMSIDSLDLALYHLNKGVLITNKNIVIAKAMITQKKTNVIKPQLSTKNAEQTARNLYIIGQMYKEKGQIDSSNIAFTNIIKFNRAPRKYQARAQIEKAKNFVTKKDAAAAIEALQKMTKNSYNKPYLDEIYYQLGVIENANNSEEAITYFKKSIEESAQPNLQKELSYEAAGNYYFDKAEFAVAGAYYDTILGITASEDSKRIRSLARKRTNLNDVILYENIAKTNDSILNLAAMSLDEQTAYFNSYIESLKAEDEKNQKVITSGSGFFKGLGLSKNDKSTGKWYFYNTQTLGFGEQEFKRIWGNRPLEENWRLSDKTQLNFQENDAVDIEGIAEIDVTKMYDLNYYLERIPSEKSEIDSLKQKRNNAYYKLGVIYKEQFNEYDLAIDRLESLLLFEPNEKIEVPAKYHLYKMYDSQNNYKATYLKQDIVSNYPESLYAKNILNPNSALIQEDGSSAESEYASVFYDYKDNKFDLVLEKTALAISKYEGHAIVSKFELLKAYTIGKKEGIKAFENALNFVATNYPNTEEGKKALEVVEAIKSRI is encoded by the coding sequence TTGAATAACATTAATAAAATATTTATTAGCATAATTTTAGTGCTTATTGTTGTTGGTTGCTCAACCAAAAAAGATGCATTTTTAAATAGAAATTTTCATGCTGTTAACACCAAGTACAACATTCTTTTTAATGGGCACGAAGCACTTAGAGCTGGTTTAGAACAGTTAAATGCTAATTACGAAGATAATTTTTGGGAACGTTTACCTGTTGAACCACTAGAGGTAGATGAATTGGTGGTTCCTGGCGTTACACCTGAAGAAGTTGCTCCAAAAGAATTTGAAAGAGCTGAAGAAAAAGCTGTAAAAGCCATTCAAAAACACTCAATGCTTATTGCGCGTCAAGAAAGAAATAAACAAATAGACGATGCATATTTATTATTAGGAAAAGCTAGGTATTACTCTAAAAGGTTTGTACCAGCTTTAGAAGCTTTTAACTACGTAATAAGTAATTACCCAAGAGCAAACCTAATTAACGAAACAAAAATTTGGCATGCAAAAACACTAGTCCGTTTAAGAAACGAAGAGCAAGCTATTGATAATTTAAAAGAGTTATTAGAAGATCCAACAATAAAACAGAAGATTTTTGAAGATGCGCATACAGCTTTAGCAATGGCTTATATGAGTATAGATAGTTTAGACCTTGCTTTGTATCACTTAAATAAAGGCGTTTTAATTACCAATAAAAATATTGTGATAGCAAAGGCAATGATTACTCAAAAGAAAACAAATGTAATTAAGCCACAATTATCTACTAAAAACGCCGAGCAAACAGCACGAAATTTATATATAATAGGACAAATGTATAAAGAGAAGGGGCAAATAGATTCTTCTAATATTGCATTTACAAATATTATTAAATTTAACCGAGCGCCTAGAAAGTACCAAGCAAGAGCGCAGATAGAAAAAGCGAAGAATTTTGTTACAAAAAAAGATGCTGCAGCTGCAATTGAAGCACTTCAAAAAATGACAAAAAACAGTTATAATAAACCTTATTTAGATGAAATTTATTATCAATTAGGTGTTATTGAAAATGCTAATAATTCTGAAGAAGCTATTACATATTTTAAAAAATCTATAGAGGAAAGTGCACAACCAAATCTTCAAAAAGAATTGTCTTATGAAGCTGCCGGTAATTATTATTTCGATAAAGCTGAATTTGCTGTTGCAGGTGCTTATTACGATACCATTTTAGGAATTACAGCTTCAGAAGATTCTAAAAGAATTAGAAGTTTAGCTAGAAAACGCACCAATTTAAATGATGTTATTTTATATGAAAATATAGCAAAAACTAACGACAGTATTTTAAATCTTGCAGCAATGAGTTTAGATGAGCAAACTGCATATTTTAATTCATATATAGAAAGTTTAAAAGCTGAAGATGAAAAAAATCAGAAAGTAATTACTAGTGGAAGTGGCTTTTTTAAAGGCTTAGGTTTAAGTAAAAATGATAAAAGTACAGGGAAATGGTATTTTTATAATACACAAACACTTGGTTTTGGAGAGCAAGAGTTTAAACGTATTTGGGGAAATCGTCCGTTAGAAGAAAATTGGAGGTTGAGTGATAAAACACAGTTGAATTTTCAAGAAAATGATGCAGTTGATATAGAAGGTATTGCTGAAATTGATGTTACTAAAATGTACGATCTTAATTATTACTTAGAGCGTATTCCTTCAGAAAAATCTGAAATTGATAGTTTAAAACAGAAAAGAAACAATGCGTATTACAAATTAGGAGTAATTTATAAAGAGCAATTTAACGAATATGATTTGGCAATTGATAGGCTAGAGAGTTTACTGTTGTTTGAGCCAAATGAGAAAATTGAAGTTCCGGCAAAATACCATTTGTATAAAATGTATGATTCTCAAAACAATTACAAAGCAACATATTTAAAACAAGATATTGTAAGTAATTACCCAGAATCGTTGTATGCTAAAAACATTTTAAATCCAAATTCTGCGCTTATACAAGAAGACGGAAGTTCGGCAGAAAGTGAATATGCATCAGTTTTTTACGATTATAAAGACAATAAGTTCGATCTAGTTCTAGAAAAAACAGCTTTGGCAATATCAAAATACGAAGGTCATGCCATTGTTTCTAAATTTGAATTGTTAAAAGCATATACAATAGGTAAAAAAGAAGGCATAAAGGCTTTTGAAAATGCTTTAAATTTTGTGGCAACAAATTATCCAAATACCGAAGAAGGAAAAAAAGCATTAGAAGTAGTTGAAGCTATAAAATCAAGAATTTAA
- a CDS encoding bactofilin family protein: MFSEKKEKQSGVSERNIIGKNTSIVGDVISEGDFRIDGSIEGTIKTNGRVIIGSSGTVKGKVECSNADIEGVFSGELLVHSILSLKTTAKISGDVIISKLSVEPGAEFNATCAMKGTVKELKNGQSKKEKTA; this comes from the coding sequence ATGTTTTCAGAAAAAAAAGAAAAGCAATCAGGAGTTTCAGAACGGAACATAATTGGAAAAAATACATCCATAGTTGGAGATGTAATATCTGAAGGAGATTTTAGAATTGATGGAAGTATTGAAGGAACTATAAAAACAAATGGTAGAGTTATAATTGGAAGTTCTGGAACTGTTAAAGGAAAAGTAGAATGTAGCAATGCAGATATTGAAGGTGTATTTTCTGGAGAGTTGTTAGTTCATAGTATTTTATCTTTAAAAACAACTGCTAAAATTTCTGGCGATGTAATTATTAGTAAGTTATCTGTAGAGCCAGGTGCCGAGTTTAATGCAACTTGCGCAATGAAAGGTACTGTTAAGGAATTAAAAAATGGACAATCCAAAAAAGAAAAGACAGCTTAA
- a CDS encoding AtpZ/AtpI family protein, producing the protein MDNPKKKRQLNKYLQLTGVAMQMGVTIYLGVYFGKWLDAYFQTTNKIYTIILTLFALFASIWSVLAQLKNINDKYD; encoded by the coding sequence ATGGACAATCCAAAAAAGAAAAGACAGCTTAATAAATACTTACAACTAACTGGTGTAGCCATGCAAATGGGTGTTACCATATATTTGGGTGTTTATTTTGGAAAGTGGTTAGATGCTTATTTTCAAACAACTAATAAAATCTATACAATAATACTAACTCTATTTGCTCTATTTGCCTCAATTTGGAGTGTTTTAGCACAGTTAAAAAATATAAATGATAAATACGATTAA
- the atpB gene encoding F0F1 ATP synthase subunit A has product MHRINLIKILTLLLLMVTISANAQHDASKEVHGDSSNEDKDIRTEIKEYIAHHLLDSYDFTLFSWTTDAGEHKYFSAPLPVILWDGGLKVFSSSKFNHGETLAEVDGNYYKLYHSKIYKTDAAGTINYDEEHHATNVKPLDFSITKNVVFIMFVAVLMLFIFIRMAKSYQNNALPKGIGRLLEPLIVYIRDDVAIPNIGEKHYRKYMSYLLTVFFFVWIINLLGLTPLGVNVTNNIAVTFALALITYLLTTFTANKNYWKHIFWMPGVPTLMKIILAPIELLGTFIKPFSLMIRLYANITAGHIVLMSIIGLMFIFKSWIGSPLSFGLSFALALLELLVAALQAYIFTMLSALYFGMAVEEHDEH; this is encoded by the coding sequence ATGCACAGAATTAACTTGATAAAAATACTTACGTTACTGCTTTTAATGGTAACAATTTCAGCAAATGCACAACATGATGCTTCAAAAGAAGTTCATGGAGATTCTTCTAACGAAGATAAAGATATTAGAACTGAAATTAAAGAATATATAGCACATCACTTGCTAGATTCATATGATTTTACATTGTTTTCTTGGACAACAGATGCCGGAGAACATAAATATTTTAGTGCTCCACTACCAGTAATCTTATGGGATGGTGGCTTAAAAGTATTCTCTTCTTCAAAATTTAATCACGGAGAAACATTAGCAGAAGTAGATGGTAATTATTACAAGTTATACCATAGTAAAATATACAAAACAGATGCAGCAGGTACTATAAATTATGATGAAGAACATCATGCTACAAATGTAAAGCCTTTAGATTTTTCTATTACTAAAAACGTTGTTTTTATTATGTTTGTTGCTGTTTTAATGCTGTTTATTTTTATTAGAATGGCTAAATCATACCAGAACAATGCATTGCCAAAAGGAATAGGCCGTTTGTTAGAGCCTCTAATTGTATATATTAGAGATGATGTGGCAATTCCAAATATTGGAGAAAAACATTACAGAAAATACATGAGTTACTTGTTAACTGTATTTTTCTTTGTGTGGATAATAAACTTATTAGGTTTAACACCTCTAGGAGTTAATGTAACTAACAATATTGCAGTTACTTTTGCTTTAGCATTAATAACATATTTACTAACAACTTTTACAGCAAACAAAAATTACTGGAAACACATTTTTTGGATGCCAGGCGTACCAACATTAATGAAAATTATTTTAGCGCCAATAGAATTGTTAGGAACATTTATTAAACCATTTTCATTAATGATTCGTTTGTATGCAAATATTACAGCAGGTCATATTGTATTAATGAGTATTATTGGTTTAATGTTTATTTTTAAAAGTTGGATTGGTAGTCCATTATCATTTGGACTGTCATTTGCTTTAGCATTATTAGAATTATTAGTAGCAGCGCTACAAGCATATATTTTCACTATGTTATCTGCATTGTACTTTGGTATGGCGGTAGAAGAACATGATGAACATTAA
- the atpE gene encoding ATP synthase F0 subunit C, whose product MEGLNYIGAGIIVIGAAIGIGRIGGQAMEAIARQPEASGKIQTAMLIAAALIEGIGFAALFAA is encoded by the coding sequence ATGGAAGGTCTAAATTACATTGGAGCTGGAATAATTGTTATTGGTGCTGCTATTGGTATCGGTAGAATTGGAGGACAAGCAATGGAAGCTATTGCTCGTCAACCAGAAGCTTCTGGAAAAATTCAAACTGCAATGCTTATTGCTGCAGCTTTGATTGAAGGTATTGGATTTGCTGCTTTATTTGCAGCTTAA
- a CDS encoding F0F1 ATP synthase subunit B: MDKLIEQFSIGLFFWQLVLFIVLVLALHKFAWKPILNSVNEREDGIKDALDEAENARKEMQNLTADNERILKEARAQRDALLKEAREMKEGIISEAKNEAQAQATKIVAQAQATIQAEKQAAITDLKNQVAELSVDIAEKVVRGELADKNKQIKLVEELLKEVTIS, translated from the coding sequence ATGGATAAGTTAATAGAACAGTTTTCTATAGGTTTATTTTTCTGGCAATTAGTTTTATTTATTGTCTTAGTACTTGCATTGCATAAATTTGCTTGGAAACCTATTTTAAACTCAGTTAATGAAAGAGAAGACGGTATAAAAGATGCATTAGACGAAGCTGAAAATGCGCGTAAAGAAATGCAAAACCTAACAGCAGATAACGAACGTATTTTAAAAGAAGCGCGTGCGCAACGCGATGCACTTTTAAAAGAAGCGCGTGAAATGAAAGAAGGTATTATATCTGAAGCCAAAAATGAAGCACAAGCACAAGCAACTAAAATTGTAGCACAAGCACAAGCAACTATCCAAGCTGAAAAACAAGCTGCAATTACAGATTTAAAAAATCAAGTTGCTGAATTATCAGTAGATATAGCAGAAAAAGTTGTTAGAGGTGAATTAGCAGATAAAAACAAGCAAATTAAACTTGTTGAAGAGCTATTAAAAGAAGTAACTATTAGCTAA
- the atpH gene encoding ATP synthase F1 subunit delta: MSGSRAAVRYAKAILSFALEQSKEVEVNNDMLMVVSTIEESKDLQLVLNSPVLKAESKKAALKEIFSSKVSGLTIGLIDLLVENKRLSILTDVAEKYTVIFDELKGIEVAKVTTAVPLTEALNTQVLAKIKEVTGKEATIENTIDPSIIGGFILRIGDIQYDASISNKLQVLKREFEN; this comes from the coding sequence ATGAGCGGATCTAGAGCAGCAGTAAGATATGCAAAAGCAATATTAAGTTTTGCACTTGAACAATCGAAAGAAGTTGAAGTGAATAACGATATGTTGATGGTTGTAAGTACAATTGAAGAAAGTAAAGATTTACAATTGGTTTTAAATAGTCCAGTTTTAAAAGCGGAGTCTAAAAAAGCCGCTTTAAAAGAAATTTTTTCTTCAAAAGTATCTGGTTTAACTATTGGCTTAATAGATCTTTTAGTTGAAAATAAAAGATTATCAATCTTAACAGACGTAGCTGAAAAATATACTGTTATTTTTGATGAGTTAAAAGGAATAGAAGTTGCTAAAGTAACAACAGCAGTTCCATTAACAGAAGCTTTAAATACCCAAGTGCTTGCTAAAATAAAAGAAGTTACTGGCAAAGAAGCTACTATAGAAAATACTATAGATCCTAGTATTATTGGTGGATTTATATTACGTATTGGAGATATTCAATACGATGCAAGTATTTCAAATAAATTACAAGTATTAAAAAGAGAATTTGAAAATTAA